One Spodoptera frugiperda isolate SF20-4 chromosome 10, AGI-APGP_CSIRO_Sfru_2.0, whole genome shotgun sequence genomic region harbors:
- the LOC118277058 gene encoding protein DEK isoform X1 produces the protein MSGDTDKAKISDNQDEDKKSGTGDGQTTEDESSQDSKGESQVSQDPAQAPGNADVDQPDTTKEENKSIEGDSKSTTANGKDDDGAGDDSKDDKDVKSEADSKKEENGETHDEDEKDDVKANDKGAKKAAPKKKPKKEDTEEEDEEEEEEEEEEEEEEGDEGDEEETKKPAKEKAKKPAKKAKADDDEGEDEEEGEEEEEEEEEEEEEEAPKPKPKKEPTEPPVPVPAGKGIPLGHISNVEVSLSRFKTQDQKLLHQYLYGQLCLDRNVKRNIKKFRGYEWAIGSSDYKAKLEETTKMEPKALRTMCEMLDLDKKGSASELSARLVGFLQQPGPNSPHARGVARAPPAAPPATPGGRPRRSTAVKVTNRGYSDEEYDTDQETKIKGPKPPKDGSEDSDGSFNPSGSEEADSDFDPEAGESAAGAGRKRKPSGRRRSSGKATGKRGRKPKGKKGRPSKGGRGRRAKSDSEEESEKSESESENESGSEGEESDEPKSKRGRPAAVAKGRKGAVAKNASAKATPVKRKAPTPPAKKKAQAGKGAGRPAKKGKKASSDEESGEGSEEEEEDEASDEEEDTGDESDTPADKKAKRPPTDEEIKKYVKQILEGANLEQITMKTVCKQVYSHYPDFDLAHKKDFIKATVKSLISS, from the exons ATGTCGGGTGATACCGATAAAGCGAAAATCAGTGACAATCAG GATGAAGACAAGAAGTCTGGAACGGGTGACGGCCAGACGACAGAAGATGAGTCCTCCCAGGACTCGAAGGGTGAGTCGCAGGTGTCTCAGGACCCTGCCCAAGCCCCAGGTAACGCCGATGTAGATCAACCAGACACCACCAAAGAGGAGAATAAGTCTATAGAAG GCGATTCAAAATCAACGACGGCCAACGGAAAGGATGACGACGGAGCAGGAGACGACTCAAAAGATGACAAGGACGTGAAGTCGGAAGCGGATTCTAAAAAG gaAGAAAATGGCGAGACCCATGATGAAGATGAGAAGGATGACGTGAAAGCCAACGACAAGGGTGCAAAGAAGGCCGCACCTAAAAAGAAACCTAAGAAGGAG GATACTGAGGAAGAAGATGAGGAGGAAGAGGAGGAGGAGGAAGAAGAAGAGGAAGAGGAGGGAGATGAGGGTGACGAGGAGGAAACAAAGAAACCTGCTAAAGAGaa GGCAAAGAAACCAGCAAAGAAAGCTAAAGCTGATGATGACGAGGGTGAAGATGAGGAGGAGGGAGaagaggaggaggaggaggaagAAGAGGAAGAGGAGGAGGAAGCTCCTAAACCTAAGCCCAAGAAAGAG CCAACAGAGCCGCCAGTCCCAGTGCCAGCCGGTAAGGGTATCCCACTGGGCCACATTAGCAACGTGGAAGTATCACTGTCGCGGTTCAAGACGCAAGACCAGAAACTGTTGCATCAATATCTATATGGG CAACTATGCTTGGACCGTAACGTGAAGCGCAATATCAAGAAATTCAGAGGTTATGAATGGGCCATTGGCTCATCAGACTACAAAGCCAAGCTGGAAGAAACCACCAAGATGGAGCCTAAAGCGTTGCGGACTATGTGCGAGATGCTTGATCTTGACAAGAAAG GGTCTGCGTCGGAGCTATCAGCGCGGCTGGTGGGGTTCCTGCAGCAGCCGGGGCCCAACTCGCCGCACGCGCGCGGCGTGGCCCGCgccccgcccgccgcgccgcccgccacgCCCGGCGGACGCCCGCGACGCTCCACCGCCGTCAAGGTCACCAACAGAG GCTACTCTGATGAAGAATATGATACAGACCAAGAAACAAAAATCAAAGGACCAAAACCACCAAAAGATGGCTCCGAAGATTCAGAT GGTTCGTTCAACCCGAGTGGGTCGGAGGAGGCGGACTCAGACTTCGACCCCGAGGCGGGCGAGAGCGCGGCCGGCGCCGGACGGAAACGTAAACCGTCCGGACGACGCCGGTCCTCGGGCAAGGCCACTGGCAAGCGAGGACGCAAGCCTAAAGGGAAGAAGGGACGG CCAAGTAAAGGAGGTCGCGGACGGCGAGCGAAGTCAGATAGTGAAGAAGAGAGTGAAAAGTCAGAAAGTGAGAGTGAGAACGAGTCAGGAAGCGAGGGAGAAGAGTCTGAT GAGCCTAAGTCTAAGCGCGGTCGGCCGGCGGCGGTGGCGAAGGGTCGTAAAGGCGCCGTAGCTAAGAATGCGTCCGCCAAGGCGACGCCAGTCAAGCGGAAAGCACCCACACCACCCG CTAAGAAGAAGGCACAAGCCGGTAAGGGCGCGGGTCGGCCAGCTAAGAAGGGCAAGAAGGCGTCTTCAGACGAGGAGTCCGGCGAGGGCAgcgaggaggaggaggaggatgAGGCCAGCGACGAGGAGGAGGACACCGGGGACGAGTCCGACACACCTGCTGACAAGAAGGCCAAGCGGCCGCCTACG GACGAGGAGATCAAGAAGTACGTGAAACAGATCCTGGAGGGCGCGAACTTGGAGCAGATCACGATGAAGACGGTGTGCAAGCAGGTCTACAGCCACTACCCAGACTTCGACCTCGCGCACAAGAAGGACTTCATCAAGGCCACAGTCAAGTCG CTCATATCATCGTGA
- the LOC118277058 gene encoding protein DEK isoform X2, whose product MSGDTDKAKISDNQDEDKKSGTGDGQTTEDESSQDSKGDSKSTTANGKDDDGAGDDSKDDKDVKSEADSKKEENGETHDEDEKDDVKANDKGAKKAAPKKKPKKEDTEEEDEEEEEEEEEEEEEEGDEGDEEETKKPAKEKAKKPAKKAKADDDEGEDEEEGEEEEEEEEEEEEEEAPKPKPKKEPTEPPVPVPAGKGIPLGHISNVEVSLSRFKTQDQKLLHQYLYGQLCLDRNVKRNIKKFRGYEWAIGSSDYKAKLEETTKMEPKALRTMCEMLDLDKKGSASELSARLVGFLQQPGPNSPHARGVARAPPAAPPATPGGRPRRSTAVKVTNRGYSDEEYDTDQETKIKGPKPPKDGSEDSDGSFNPSGSEEADSDFDPEAGESAAGAGRKRKPSGRRRSSGKATGKRGRKPKGKKGRPSKGGRGRRAKSDSEEESEKSESESENESGSEGEESDEPKSKRGRPAAVAKGRKGAVAKNASAKATPVKRKAPTPPAKKKAQAGKGAGRPAKKGKKASSDEESGEGSEEEEEDEASDEEEDTGDESDTPADKKAKRPPTDEEIKKYVKQILEGANLEQITMKTVCKQVYSHYPDFDLAHKKDFIKATVKSLISS is encoded by the exons ATGTCGGGTGATACCGATAAAGCGAAAATCAGTGACAATCAG GATGAAGACAAGAAGTCTGGAACGGGTGACGGCCAGACGACAGAAGATGAGTCCTCCCAGGACTCGAAGG GCGATTCAAAATCAACGACGGCCAACGGAAAGGATGACGACGGAGCAGGAGACGACTCAAAAGATGACAAGGACGTGAAGTCGGAAGCGGATTCTAAAAAG gaAGAAAATGGCGAGACCCATGATGAAGATGAGAAGGATGACGTGAAAGCCAACGACAAGGGTGCAAAGAAGGCCGCACCTAAAAAGAAACCTAAGAAGGAG GATACTGAGGAAGAAGATGAGGAGGAAGAGGAGGAGGAGGAAGAAGAAGAGGAAGAGGAGGGAGATGAGGGTGACGAGGAGGAAACAAAGAAACCTGCTAAAGAGaa GGCAAAGAAACCAGCAAAGAAAGCTAAAGCTGATGATGACGAGGGTGAAGATGAGGAGGAGGGAGaagaggaggaggaggaggaagAAGAGGAAGAGGAGGAGGAAGCTCCTAAACCTAAGCCCAAGAAAGAG CCAACAGAGCCGCCAGTCCCAGTGCCAGCCGGTAAGGGTATCCCACTGGGCCACATTAGCAACGTGGAAGTATCACTGTCGCGGTTCAAGACGCAAGACCAGAAACTGTTGCATCAATATCTATATGGG CAACTATGCTTGGACCGTAACGTGAAGCGCAATATCAAGAAATTCAGAGGTTATGAATGGGCCATTGGCTCATCAGACTACAAAGCCAAGCTGGAAGAAACCACCAAGATGGAGCCTAAAGCGTTGCGGACTATGTGCGAGATGCTTGATCTTGACAAGAAAG GGTCTGCGTCGGAGCTATCAGCGCGGCTGGTGGGGTTCCTGCAGCAGCCGGGGCCCAACTCGCCGCACGCGCGCGGCGTGGCCCGCgccccgcccgccgcgccgcccgccacgCCCGGCGGACGCCCGCGACGCTCCACCGCCGTCAAGGTCACCAACAGAG GCTACTCTGATGAAGAATATGATACAGACCAAGAAACAAAAATCAAAGGACCAAAACCACCAAAAGATGGCTCCGAAGATTCAGAT GGTTCGTTCAACCCGAGTGGGTCGGAGGAGGCGGACTCAGACTTCGACCCCGAGGCGGGCGAGAGCGCGGCCGGCGCCGGACGGAAACGTAAACCGTCCGGACGACGCCGGTCCTCGGGCAAGGCCACTGGCAAGCGAGGACGCAAGCCTAAAGGGAAGAAGGGACGG CCAAGTAAAGGAGGTCGCGGACGGCGAGCGAAGTCAGATAGTGAAGAAGAGAGTGAAAAGTCAGAAAGTGAGAGTGAGAACGAGTCAGGAAGCGAGGGAGAAGAGTCTGAT GAGCCTAAGTCTAAGCGCGGTCGGCCGGCGGCGGTGGCGAAGGGTCGTAAAGGCGCCGTAGCTAAGAATGCGTCCGCCAAGGCGACGCCAGTCAAGCGGAAAGCACCCACACCACCCG CTAAGAAGAAGGCACAAGCCGGTAAGGGCGCGGGTCGGCCAGCTAAGAAGGGCAAGAAGGCGTCTTCAGACGAGGAGTCCGGCGAGGGCAgcgaggaggaggaggaggatgAGGCCAGCGACGAGGAGGAGGACACCGGGGACGAGTCCGACACACCTGCTGACAAGAAGGCCAAGCGGCCGCCTACG GACGAGGAGATCAAGAAGTACGTGAAACAGATCCTGGAGGGCGCGAACTTGGAGCAGATCACGATGAAGACGGTGTGCAAGCAGGTCTACAGCCACTACCCAGACTTCGACCTCGCGCACAAGAAGGACTTCATCAAGGCCACAGTCAAGTCG CTCATATCATCGTGA
- the LOC118277055 gene encoding uncharacterized protein LOC118277055 isoform X2: MAEFLPLCDVLFNVISLAGYFCDVVFDVVMGYALLERGYKGTFAAAISIVITSLVISQVLSLRWYLHVWWAGEGRKGRPPWLPILLHCLQLGVLWRYARLLVPVELRRVKHQVRDLCMLRLVHAFCEAAPMLLLQLHILFKDSSREPTSDLTVTPEPSIDEPSENKAFAELNVISASLSLFSVCWALASFSKNVRLQNVHRLVLTWLGVIFQFLWRLGTISARICALTVYALVYEYWVFLVIGLHWLSMFLWLISPKNVFHGERISRPRKAYLSALIAFVYVFAYVNLQELNHRQKMVTFYCVMCVENWLLVTAWWWSGRAARPAPLAAAAAAAFAAGIAFMLLYYRYFHVRRLGYMLGEHQQGTNSTNTSSQNKDGKTSNQADNPTIPGVFNCRFSNPVSNSAANGRKKKKPTSFVPPPAAPAAAFWRRPLPAAHNHHGGSSENEGSSVGSRVNIQQKLQEKKQKQLAELRVIEEEIKQGKLAKTTPVAAEEIYSSLQRQPIPRAKTHAEPPAWPSIEMAHSYQNYPICNIYPTYTEIKPDFNINMNFQNNENPPSDINDPLKMRRLPNRYDNTRTFYENPANMRNDVTRTPLRSPNYLALNENRNYDANACTSARNALSNSPRTYMPDVSNNYETAGLDKPRIAQNSIYSEDHRQIGEYSGYCEGNQYPKYESKDEYVSALHNALNVQNIDNIRNNYNEVGCGYNQNCERFQYPGLAGKKMEQMRKMQRCRTPEILLAPHYLDGCNRQVCCHWGPPYTKKEEGAGSSGEESSPDGPARETPRPPSDIDSQISLPRSYTLPREFRYWRRRPRLRDAHVPSNNSSDGDVDSADDNDSEHRSNCSAASQLQSPTYEAYYRQSDMLPRDDVYACADRRPRRIHAFRKQPAKPETKL, from the exons ATGGCGGAGTTCCTGCCGCTGTGCGACGTGTTGTTCAACGTGATCTCGCTAGCCGGGTATTTCTGCGACGTGGTGTTCGACGTCGTAATGGGATACGCGTTACTCGAACGAGGATATAAAGGCACTTTCGCAGCTGCTATATCTATTGTTATCACCTCGCTAGTCATATCACAG GTGCTCTCCCTCCGCTGGTACCTTCACGTATGGTGGGCAGGGGAGGGTCGCAAGGGTAGACCGCCATGGCTACCAATACTGCTACACTGCCTCCAGCTAGGCGTGCTCTGGAGATATGCCCGGCTCCTAGTACCTGTAGAGCTGAGGAGAGTCAAGCACCAAGTGCGGGATCTAT GTATGCTACGCCTCGTGCACGCGTTCTGCGAGGCCGCGCCAATGTTGCTGCTGCAGCTGCACATACTGTTCAAGGACTCCAGCAGGGAACCCACCAGCGACCTCACCGTCACTCCGGAACCGAGCATCGATGAGCCATCAG AAAACAAAGCGTTCGCGGAGCTGAACGTGATATCAGCGTCTCTGTCCCTGTTCTCCGTGTGCTGGGCGCTGGCCAGCTTCAGCAAGAATGTCAGGCTGCAGAACGTGCACCGACTCGTGCTCACCTGGCTGGGGGTTATATTCCAG TTCCTGTGGCGCCTGGGTACAATATCGGCGCGTATTTGCGCGCTCACCGTCTACGCTCTAGTCTACGAGTATTGGGTCTTCTTAGTTATAG GTCTCCACTGGCTGTCAATGTTCCTGTGGCTGATATCTCCCAAGAACGTGTTCCACGGAGAGCGCATCAGTCGGCCGCGCAAGGCGTACCTGTCGGCGCTCATCGCGTTCGTATACGTCTTCGCGTACGTCAACCTGCAGGAGCTTAACCATAGGCAGAAGATG GTGACGTTCTACTGCGTGATGTGCGTGGAGAACTGGTTGCTGGTGACGGCGTGGTGGTGGTCGGGTCGCGCGGCCCGCCCCGCGCcgctggccgccgccgccgccgctgccttCGCCGCCGGCATCGCCTTCATGCTGCTTTATTATAg ATATTTCCACGTGAGACGCCTGGGCTATATGCTGGGAGAACACCAACAAGGAACGAACAGTACCAACACTTCCTCGCAAAACAAAGATG gcAAGACGTCTAATCAAGCAGACAACCCGACGATACCCGGCGTGTTCAACTGTCGGTTTTCAAACCCAGTTAGCAACAG tGCAGCGAATGGTCGTAAGAAGAAGAAGCCGACTTCGTTCGTGCCTCCAccggccgcgcccgccgccgccttCTGGAGGAGACCATTGCCTGCCGCTCATAATCATCAT GGTGGATCATCAGAAAACGAAGGCTCAAGCGTCGGTTCAAGAGTGAACATCCAACAAAAATTACAAGAAAAGAAGCAGAAACAGCTCGCAGAACTGCGCGTCATAGAGGAGGAGATCAAACAAGGCAAGCTGGCCAAAACCACGCCCGTCGCCGCCGAGGAGATATACAGCAGTCTACAGCGGCAGCCCATACCCCGCGCCAAGACGCACGCAGAGCCCCCCGCCTGGCCCAGCATAGAAATGGCACACTCGTACCAAAACTACCCCATCTGCAACATCTACCCCACCTACACAGAAATCAAACCAGACTTCAACATCAATATGAACTTCCAAAACAATGAAAACCCACCGTCAGACATCAACGACCCTCTCAAAATGCGAAGATTACCGAATAGATACGACAATACACGAACCTTTTACGAAAACCCAGCAAATATGAGAAACGACGTAACACGGACTCCACTACGCTCACCTAACTATCTAGCTCTCAATGAAAATAGGAACTACGATGCGAATGCCTGTACAAGTGCTCGGAACGCACTCAGTAACAGTCCTAGGACCTACATGCCAGATGTTAGCAACAACTACGAAACAGCTGGGCTAGACAAACCTAGGATAGCGCAGAATTCTATTTACTCAGAAGACCATAGGCAAATAGGAGAATATTCAGGATACTGCGAAGGGAACCAGTACCCGAAGTACGAAAGTAAAGACGAGTATGTGTCGGCGTTGCATAACGCGTTGAACGTGCAGAATATAGACAACATTAGGAATAACTACAACGAGGTGGGTTGCGGGTACAACCAGAACTGCGAGCGGTTCCAGTACCCAGGGTTAGCGGGGAAGAAAATGGAGCAGATGCGGAAGATGCAGCGATGTCGGACGCCCGAGATATTGCTCGCGCCGCACTACTTGGACGGCTGCAACCGACAGGTCTGCTGCCACTGGGGACCGCCCTACAC GAAGAAAGAGGAAGGAGCAGGCAGTAGCGGTGAGGAGTCCAGTCCGGATGGACCGGCGCGTGAGACTCCTCGACCTCCCAGCGATATCGATAGCCAG ATCTCGTTGCCTCGATCCTACACGCTACCAAGAGAGTTCCGCTACTGGCGCAGAAGACCGCGACTCAGAGACGCACACGTTCCCAGCAATAATAGCAGTGATG GCGACGTGGACAGTGCAGACGACAACGACAGCGAGCACCGGTCGAACTGCTCGGCGGCGTCCCAGCTGCAGAGTCCGACGTACGAGGCGTACTACCGGCAGTCGGACATGTTGCCGCGAGACGACGTCTACGCCTGCGCCGACAGACGCCCGCGCAGGATACACGCCTTCCGGAAACAACCCGCCAAGCCAGAGACCAAGCTATAG
- the LOC118277055 gene encoding uncharacterized protein LOC118277055 isoform X1, which translates to MAEFLPLCDVLFNVISLAGYFCDVVFDVVMGYALLERGYKGTFAAAISIVITSLVISQVLSLRWYLHVWWAGEGRKGRPPWLPILLHCLQLGVLWRYARLLVPVELRRVKHQVRDLCMLRLVHAFCEAAPMLLLQLHILFKDSSREPTSDLTVTPEPSIDEPSENKAFAELNVISASLSLFSVCWALASFSKNVRLQNVHRLVLTWLGVIFQFLWRLGTISARICALTVYALVYEYWVFLVIGLHWLSMFLWLISPKNVFHGERISRPRKAYLSALIAFVYVFAYVNLQELNHRQKMVTFYCVMCVENWLLVTAWWWSGRAARPAPLAAAAAAAFAAGIAFMLLYYRYFHVRRLGYMLGEHQQGTNSTNTSSQNKDGKTSNQADNPTIPGVFNCRFSNPVSNSAANGRKKKKPTSFVPPPAAPAAAFWRRPLPAAHNHHGGSSENEGSSVGSRVNIQQKLQEKKQKQLAELRVIEEEIKQGKLAKTTPVAAEEIYSSLQRQPIPRAKTHAEPPAWPSIEMAHSYQNYPICNIYPTYTEIKPDFNINMNFQNNENPPSDINDPLKMRRLPNRYDNTRTFYENPANMRNDVTRTPLRSPNYLALNENRNYDANACTSARNALSNSPRTYMPDVSNNYETAGLDKPRIAQNSIYSEDHRQIGEYSGYCEGNQYPKYESKDEYVSALHNALNVQNIDNIRNNYNEVGCGYNQNCERFQYPGLAGKKMEQMRKMQRCRTPEILLAPHYLDGCNRQVCCHWGPPYTNRKKEEGAGSSGEESSPDGPARETPRPPSDIDSQISLPRSYTLPREFRYWRRRPRLRDAHVPSNNSSDGDVDSADDNDSEHRSNCSAASQLQSPTYEAYYRQSDMLPRDDVYACADRRPRRIHAFRKQPAKPETKL; encoded by the exons ATGGCGGAGTTCCTGCCGCTGTGCGACGTGTTGTTCAACGTGATCTCGCTAGCCGGGTATTTCTGCGACGTGGTGTTCGACGTCGTAATGGGATACGCGTTACTCGAACGAGGATATAAAGGCACTTTCGCAGCTGCTATATCTATTGTTATCACCTCGCTAGTCATATCACAG GTGCTCTCCCTCCGCTGGTACCTTCACGTATGGTGGGCAGGGGAGGGTCGCAAGGGTAGACCGCCATGGCTACCAATACTGCTACACTGCCTCCAGCTAGGCGTGCTCTGGAGATATGCCCGGCTCCTAGTACCTGTAGAGCTGAGGAGAGTCAAGCACCAAGTGCGGGATCTAT GTATGCTACGCCTCGTGCACGCGTTCTGCGAGGCCGCGCCAATGTTGCTGCTGCAGCTGCACATACTGTTCAAGGACTCCAGCAGGGAACCCACCAGCGACCTCACCGTCACTCCGGAACCGAGCATCGATGAGCCATCAG AAAACAAAGCGTTCGCGGAGCTGAACGTGATATCAGCGTCTCTGTCCCTGTTCTCCGTGTGCTGGGCGCTGGCCAGCTTCAGCAAGAATGTCAGGCTGCAGAACGTGCACCGACTCGTGCTCACCTGGCTGGGGGTTATATTCCAG TTCCTGTGGCGCCTGGGTACAATATCGGCGCGTATTTGCGCGCTCACCGTCTACGCTCTAGTCTACGAGTATTGGGTCTTCTTAGTTATAG GTCTCCACTGGCTGTCAATGTTCCTGTGGCTGATATCTCCCAAGAACGTGTTCCACGGAGAGCGCATCAGTCGGCCGCGCAAGGCGTACCTGTCGGCGCTCATCGCGTTCGTATACGTCTTCGCGTACGTCAACCTGCAGGAGCTTAACCATAGGCAGAAGATG GTGACGTTCTACTGCGTGATGTGCGTGGAGAACTGGTTGCTGGTGACGGCGTGGTGGTGGTCGGGTCGCGCGGCCCGCCCCGCGCcgctggccgccgccgccgccgctgccttCGCCGCCGGCATCGCCTTCATGCTGCTTTATTATAg ATATTTCCACGTGAGACGCCTGGGCTATATGCTGGGAGAACACCAACAAGGAACGAACAGTACCAACACTTCCTCGCAAAACAAAGATG gcAAGACGTCTAATCAAGCAGACAACCCGACGATACCCGGCGTGTTCAACTGTCGGTTTTCAAACCCAGTTAGCAACAG tGCAGCGAATGGTCGTAAGAAGAAGAAGCCGACTTCGTTCGTGCCTCCAccggccgcgcccgccgccgccttCTGGAGGAGACCATTGCCTGCCGCTCATAATCATCAT GGTGGATCATCAGAAAACGAAGGCTCAAGCGTCGGTTCAAGAGTGAACATCCAACAAAAATTACAAGAAAAGAAGCAGAAACAGCTCGCAGAACTGCGCGTCATAGAGGAGGAGATCAAACAAGGCAAGCTGGCCAAAACCACGCCCGTCGCCGCCGAGGAGATATACAGCAGTCTACAGCGGCAGCCCATACCCCGCGCCAAGACGCACGCAGAGCCCCCCGCCTGGCCCAGCATAGAAATGGCACACTCGTACCAAAACTACCCCATCTGCAACATCTACCCCACCTACACAGAAATCAAACCAGACTTCAACATCAATATGAACTTCCAAAACAATGAAAACCCACCGTCAGACATCAACGACCCTCTCAAAATGCGAAGATTACCGAATAGATACGACAATACACGAACCTTTTACGAAAACCCAGCAAATATGAGAAACGACGTAACACGGACTCCACTACGCTCACCTAACTATCTAGCTCTCAATGAAAATAGGAACTACGATGCGAATGCCTGTACAAGTGCTCGGAACGCACTCAGTAACAGTCCTAGGACCTACATGCCAGATGTTAGCAACAACTACGAAACAGCTGGGCTAGACAAACCTAGGATAGCGCAGAATTCTATTTACTCAGAAGACCATAGGCAAATAGGAGAATATTCAGGATACTGCGAAGGGAACCAGTACCCGAAGTACGAAAGTAAAGACGAGTATGTGTCGGCGTTGCATAACGCGTTGAACGTGCAGAATATAGACAACATTAGGAATAACTACAACGAGGTGGGTTGCGGGTACAACCAGAACTGCGAGCGGTTCCAGTACCCAGGGTTAGCGGGGAAGAAAATGGAGCAGATGCGGAAGATGCAGCGATGTCGGACGCCCGAGATATTGCTCGCGCCGCACTACTTGGACGGCTGCAACCGACAGGTCTGCTGCCACTGGGGACCGCCCTACAC AAACAGGAAGAAAGAGGAAGGAGCAGGCAGTAGCGGTGAGGAGTCCAGTCCGGATGGACCGGCGCGTGAGACTCCTCGACCTCCCAGCGATATCGATAGCCAG ATCTCGTTGCCTCGATCCTACACGCTACCAAGAGAGTTCCGCTACTGGCGCAGAAGACCGCGACTCAGAGACGCACACGTTCCCAGCAATAATAGCAGTGATG GCGACGTGGACAGTGCAGACGACAACGACAGCGAGCACCGGTCGAACTGCTCGGCGGCGTCCCAGCTGCAGAGTCCGACGTACGAGGCGTACTACCGGCAGTCGGACATGTTGCCGCGAGACGACGTCTACGCCTGCGCCGACAGACGCCCGCGCAGGATACACGCCTTCCGGAAACAACCCGCCAAGCCAGAGACCAAGCTATAG
- the LOC118277057 gene encoding protein SREK1IP1-like, with the protein MSNYPDLVNKFGKETARAACKKCGYAGHLTFQCRNFIKVDPNKEIVLDVSSTSSDSEEEYATPLQRLREAELRQKLQEKLQKAKEKKKSKSKKRKRSRSSSTSSTTSTSSSSSTSSSESDSKSKKRKHKKKSKKSHSKRSHSDKKKSRK; encoded by the exons ATGTCTAATTACCCGGATTTAGTGAATAAGTTCGGCAAGGAGACGGCCCGGGCTGCTTGTAAGAAGTGTGGTTATGCGGGACATCTTACGTTTCAATGCAGAAACTTTATAAAG GTGGATCCCAATAAAGAAATAGTGCTTGATGTGAGTAGCACAAGCAGTGATTCTGAGGAGGAGTATGCCACACCACTCCAGCGCCTCCGAGAAGCAGAACTAAGGCAGAAGCTACAAGAGAAACTACAGAAAGCCAAGGAGAAGAAGAAGAGTAAAAGTAAAAAGAGGAAGAGGTCTCG GTCATCAAGCACCTCGTCCACAACTAGTacctcttcatcatcatcaacatccaGCAGTGAATCAGACAGTAAGAGCAAGAAGAGGAAACACAAGAAGAAATCTAAGAAGTCTCACTCAAAGAGGTCTCATAGCGATAAGAAAAAGAGTCGGAAATGA